The Streptomyces aurantiacus genome includes a region encoding these proteins:
- a CDS encoding aminoglycoside phosphotransferase family protein yields the protein MHPDELDIDEALVGRLVAEQFPEWAGLPVKQVVSAGTENAMYRLGDDMVVRLPRLPRGAREVDKEQRWLPRLAPHLPLAVPVPLAKGAPGQGYALPWGVFRWLDGDTVHDAPLGGRAGLADAAVELGRFVAALRKVDAVGGPPSWRGGPLTDDDEMRAAIRDLSADGTVDGDTVAAVWEDALRLPQWAGAPVWLHGDLLPGNLLAREGRLSAVIDFGGLGTGDPAADVLAAWAVFTSGTRPLFREAAEVDDATWARGRGWALHFGLVADHHYRVTNPVLAAVGRRAVAEALTDHGAGA from the coding sequence ATGCACCCTGACGAGCTCGACATCGACGAGGCGCTCGTCGGGCGGCTGGTCGCGGAGCAGTTCCCCGAGTGGGCCGGGCTGCCGGTGAAGCAGGTGGTGTCCGCCGGGACGGAGAACGCCATGTACCGGCTCGGCGACGACATGGTCGTACGGCTGCCGCGGCTGCCCCGCGGGGCGCGGGAGGTGGACAAGGAACAGCGGTGGCTGCCACGGCTCGCTCCGCATCTCCCGCTGGCCGTTCCCGTGCCGCTCGCGAAGGGGGCACCCGGACAGGGGTACGCGCTGCCGTGGGGCGTGTTCCGCTGGCTGGACGGCGACACCGTCCACGACGCGCCCCTCGGCGGCCGGGCCGGTCTCGCGGACGCGGCGGTCGAGCTGGGCCGATTCGTCGCGGCGCTGCGGAAGGTCGACGCGGTCGGCGGGCCCCCGTCGTGGCGCGGCGGTCCGCTCACCGACGACGACGAGATGCGCGCGGCGATCCGCGACCTGAGCGCGGACGGCACGGTGGACGGGGACACCGTGGCGGCCGTCTGGGAGGACGCCCTGCGGCTTCCGCAATGGGCCGGCGCGCCCGTCTGGCTGCACGGCGACCTCCTGCCGGGCAATCTGCTGGCCCGGGAAGGCCGGCTCAGCGCGGTCATCGACTTCGGGGGCCTCGGTACCGGCGACCCCGCGGCCGACGTACTCGCCGCCTGGGCCGTGTTCACCTCCGGGACCCGCCCCCTGTTCCGTGAGGCGGCCGAGGTCGACGACGCGACCTGGGCCCGCGGGCGGGGCTGGGCCCTGCACTTCGGTCTGGTGGCGGATCACCACTACCGGGTCACCAATCCCGTCCTCGCGGCGGTGGGGCGCCGGGCGGTGGCCGAGGCCCTCACCGACCACGGGGCCGGAGCCTGA
- a CDS encoding class F sortase, translated as MRPFSNISIAAVTLVALLCGALLLHRGAQTHAPPQPSPAQARAGAHVDRPAAAALPSSPPERIRIPSIGVDAPLMGLGLSPRGSLDVPPAARKNLAGWYEAGTAPGATGTAIVAGHVDNTEGPAVFFRLGALEKGSTIEVGRRDGRVALFSVDAVEVYDARAFPDEKVYGAARRPELRVITCGGGYSPATGYRGNVVVFAHLTGSR; from the coding sequence GTGCGCCCGTTCAGCAACATCTCCATAGCCGCCGTCACCCTCGTCGCCCTCCTGTGCGGGGCCCTGCTGCTGCACCGCGGCGCGCAGACGCACGCGCCGCCCCAGCCGTCGCCCGCGCAGGCCCGCGCGGGCGCCCATGTGGACCGGCCCGCGGCCGCCGCGCTGCCGTCCTCGCCGCCCGAGCGGATCCGCATCCCCTCCATCGGGGTGGACGCCCCTCTGATGGGCCTGGGCCTCTCCCCGCGGGGCAGCCTCGACGTGCCGCCCGCCGCCAGGAAGAACCTCGCCGGCTGGTACGAGGCCGGTACCGCGCCCGGCGCGACGGGCACCGCGATCGTCGCCGGCCATGTCGACAACACCGAGGGCCCCGCCGTCTTCTTCCGCCTCGGCGCCCTGGAGAAGGGCAGCACGATCGAGGTCGGGCGCCGGGACGGCAGGGTCGCCCTCTTCTCCGTCGACGCGGTCGAGGTGTACGACGCCCGCGCCTTCCCCGACGAGAAGGTCTACGGGGCCGCGCGGCGTCCGGAGCTGCGCGTGATCACCTGCGGGGGCGGCTACTCCCCGGCCACCGGCTACCGGGGCAACGTGGTCGTCTTCGCCCATCTCACCGGCAGCCGCTAG
- a CDS encoding NADPH-dependent FMN reductase codes for MNPTTDVSVPPPVQHPAPLKVAVIVGSNREGRFGPVVADWLLGRFLDRADLSVDVVDTADLRLPTALSYSPSPEVASELAKVTPRLAEADAFVVLTPEYNHSFPASLKALIDWHYEEWRAKPVGFVSYGGVSGGLRAVEQLRQVFAELHAVTVRDTVSFHNAGASFDDRGRHKDPAAPDAAAKVMLDQLAWWASVLKEAKAVRPYGS; via the coding sequence ATGAACCCCACCACCGACGTATCCGTCCCCCCTCCCGTCCAGCACCCCGCGCCCCTCAAGGTCGCCGTCATCGTCGGCAGCAACCGGGAGGGCCGCTTCGGCCCCGTGGTCGCGGACTGGCTGCTGGGCCGCTTCCTCGACCGGGCCGACCTCTCGGTCGACGTCGTCGACACCGCCGACCTGCGCCTGCCGACGGCCCTGTCCTACTCCCCGTCCCCGGAGGTGGCCTCAGAGCTGGCGAAGGTCACCCCCAGGCTGGCCGAGGCGGACGCCTTCGTCGTCCTGACCCCCGAGTACAACCACTCCTTCCCCGCCTCGCTCAAGGCCCTCATCGACTGGCACTACGAGGAGTGGCGCGCCAAGCCCGTCGGCTTCGTCTCGTACGGCGGTGTCTCGGGCGGCCTGCGCGCCGTCGAGCAGCTCCGCCAGGTCTTCGCCGAGCTGCACGCCGTCACCGTCCGCGACACGGTGTCCTTCCACAACGCGGGCGCGTCCTTCGACGACCGGGGCCGGCACAAGGACCCCGCGGCGCCGGACGCCGCCGCGAAGGTGATGCTGGACCAGCTGGCGTGGTGGGCGTCGGTACTGAAGGAGGCCAAGGCGGTTCGCCCGTACGGGAGTTGA
- a CDS encoding sensor histidine kinase, whose translation MLRLTAPAPGGGTRHPVTAFAATAAGRVLAAFTPRALAALLYAVITLPLALLGCLLTLAGLLVGGVLSVTTLGLWVLALTVRGALALGALQRTLARRLLRLDIEEPPTPRADGVLGRRRALLLGRTGWRAVGCALGVPVTAVIAYVTVLGAYAYGTQLSLHPLLGRWNHHTVREGDSVRHVSLEVLGVQLDTWPRWLLPVAVGLLLLSAAPWLTRHGLAPHRLLLAATLGPSAADRRIRTLEETRAQAVDDAAATLRRIERDLHDGTQARLVGLAMHLTMIRELIGADAGRERLLTVVDTAQGNAKQAIADLRHLVKGIHPPVLDQGLDTALATLAADVALPVEVVTDIGARPAPAVESIAYFCAAELLANAAKHSGAAGATVTVSAHSGLLRLAVGDEGRGGAAIGAGSGLTGLLARVRAVDGTLTCESPPGGPTVVTVELPY comes from the coding sequence ATGCTCCGACTGACCGCCCCTGCCCCCGGCGGGGGCACGCGCCACCCGGTCACCGCCTTCGCGGCCACGGCCGCGGGCCGTGTGCTCGCCGCCTTCACGCCACGGGCCCTGGCCGCCCTGCTCTACGCGGTGATCACCCTGCCGCTCGCCCTCCTGGGCTGCCTGCTGACGCTCGCGGGGCTGCTCGTCGGCGGCGTTCTGTCCGTGACCACGCTGGGGCTGTGGGTCCTCGCGCTGACCGTGCGGGGCGCGCTCGCGCTCGGCGCGCTCCAGAGGACGCTGGCGCGCCGGCTGCTGCGCCTGGACATCGAGGAGCCGCCGACACCCCGGGCCGACGGAGTGCTCGGCCGGCGGCGGGCCCTGCTCCTCGGCCGTACGGGATGGCGTGCCGTCGGCTGCGCGCTGGGCGTGCCCGTCACGGCCGTGATCGCGTACGTGACGGTCCTGGGCGCGTACGCCTACGGGACCCAGCTGAGCCTGCACCCCCTGCTCGGACGGTGGAACCACCACACCGTCCGCGAAGGCGACTCCGTGCGGCACGTGTCCCTGGAAGTCCTCGGCGTCCAGCTGGACACCTGGCCACGCTGGCTGCTCCCGGTGGCCGTGGGACTCCTCCTCCTGTCGGCCGCGCCCTGGCTGACGCGCCACGGCCTCGCCCCGCACCGCCTGCTGCTCGCCGCCACGCTCGGCCCGAGCGCCGCGGACCGCCGCATCCGCACCCTGGAGGAGACCCGCGCCCAGGCGGTGGACGACGCGGCGGCCACTCTCCGCCGGATCGAGCGCGACCTGCACGACGGGACGCAGGCCCGGCTCGTCGGGCTCGCGATGCATCTGACGATGATCCGGGAACTGATCGGCGCGGACGCCGGCCGCGAACGGCTCCTCACCGTCGTCGACACCGCCCAGGGCAACGCCAAGCAGGCCATCGCCGACCTGCGCCACCTCGTCAAGGGCATCCATCCGCCCGTACTGGACCAGGGCCTGGACACGGCCCTCGCCACCCTCGCGGCGGACGTCGCACTGCCCGTCGAGGTCGTCACGGACATCGGGGCCCGCCCCGCGCCCGCAGTCGAGTCCATCGCCTACTTCTGCGCCGCCGAGCTCCTCGCCAACGCGGCCAAACACAGCGGGGCGGCCGGCGCCACGGTGACGGTGAGCGCGCACTCCGGGCTGCTCAGGCTCGCCGTCGGGGACGAGGGCCGCGGCGGGGCCGCGATCGGCGCGGGCTCGGGGCTCACCGGCCTGCTCGCCCGGGTACGGGCCGTCGACGGCACGCTCACCTGCGAGAGCCCGCCGGGAGGGCCTACGGTGGTCACGGTCGAGCTGCCGTACTGA
- a CDS encoding sulfite exporter TauE/SafE family protein encodes MPDISLTMVVVLCLAALAAGWIDAVVGGGGLLLLPMLLLGLPNSGSAAQYALGTNKAVAIVGTTGAAVTYARRAPVDVRTAVRIGLAALAGSTGGAFVAAGMSTDVLKPVVMVVLLGVGTFVIMRPAFGTAPSAEPVTPRRVLAAIGLAGLGIGFYDGLVGPGTGTFLVLALTALLHLDLVTASATAKIVNCCTNAGALAMFAWQGTVYWQLAALMAVFNLVGGTVGAHTALKKGSGFVRGVLLTVVFALVAKLAYDFWL; translated from the coding sequence ATGCCCGACATATCGCTGACCATGGTCGTCGTCCTGTGCCTCGCCGCGCTCGCCGCCGGGTGGATCGACGCGGTCGTGGGCGGCGGCGGACTGCTCCTCCTGCCGATGCTGCTGCTCGGGCTGCCCAACTCGGGATCGGCGGCCCAGTACGCGCTCGGCACCAACAAGGCCGTGGCGATCGTCGGGACGACGGGCGCGGCGGTGACGTACGCGCGCAGGGCGCCCGTGGACGTCCGCACGGCGGTACGGATCGGTCTGGCGGCGCTCGCCGGGTCCACGGGCGGGGCCTTCGTCGCCGCCGGGATGAGCACCGACGTGCTCAAACCGGTGGTCATGGTCGTCCTGCTCGGCGTCGGCACCTTCGTGATCATGCGGCCCGCCTTCGGCACGGCCCCCTCGGCCGAGCCCGTCACACCGCGCCGCGTCCTCGCCGCGATCGGGCTCGCGGGCCTCGGCATCGGCTTCTACGACGGGCTCGTCGGGCCCGGCACGGGTACGTTCCTGGTGCTCGCCCTGACCGCGCTGCTCCACCTCGACCTGGTGACCGCCTCCGCCACCGCGAAGATCGTCAACTGCTGCACCAACGCGGGAGCGCTCGCGATGTTCGCCTGGCAGGGCACGGTGTACTGGCAGCTGGCCGCCCTGATGGCCGTCTTCAACCTCGTCGGCGGAACGGTCGGGGCGCACACCGCGCTCAAGAAGGGCAGCGGGTTCGTACGGGGCGTGCTGCTGACGGTGGTGTTCGCGCTGGTGGCGAAGCTCGCGTACGACTTCTGGCTCTGA
- a CDS encoding LuxR C-terminal-related transcriptional regulator, whose amino-acid sequence MRVVIAEDSALLRDGLAQLLQLRGVVVAAAVGDADALLTAVAEHRPDAAVVDIRLPPTQTDEGLRAAVRLRADHPATGVLIFSQYVETKYAAQLLGTNPGGVGYLLKERVVDIGEFVDALERIAAGGTALDPEVVAQLFGASRRATALDALTPREREVLALMAEGRTNHAIAASFTVSERAVEKHIANIFAKLGLPPSDTENRRVLAVLRHLETTG is encoded by the coding sequence ATGCGCGTTGTCATCGCCGAGGACTCCGCCCTCCTGCGCGACGGACTGGCCCAGCTCCTCCAGCTGCGGGGCGTGGTGGTCGCCGCCGCCGTCGGGGACGCCGACGCGCTGCTGACGGCCGTGGCCGAGCACCGCCCGGACGCCGCCGTCGTCGACATCCGGCTGCCGCCGACCCAGACGGACGAGGGGCTCCGCGCCGCCGTACGGCTGCGCGCCGACCACCCGGCCACCGGGGTGCTGATCTTCTCGCAGTACGTCGAGACGAAGTACGCCGCGCAGCTCCTGGGCACCAACCCGGGCGGCGTCGGCTACCTCCTCAAGGAACGGGTCGTCGACATCGGCGAGTTCGTGGACGCACTGGAGCGGATCGCCGCCGGCGGCACCGCCCTCGACCCGGAGGTCGTCGCGCAGCTCTTCGGCGCGAGCCGCCGCGCCACCGCCCTGGACGCCCTCACGCCCCGCGAGCGGGAGGTGCTCGCGCTGATGGCCGAGGGGCGTACGAACCACGCGATCGCCGCCTCCTTCACCGTCTCGGAACGGGCCGTGGAGAAGCACATCGCCAACATCTTCGCCAAGCTCGGCCTGCCGCCCTCCGACACGGAGAACCGGCGGGTGCTCGCGGTGCTGCGTCACCTGGAGACGACGGGCTGA